Genomic window (Deinobacterium chartae):
CGCCTTCGAGGCCTGCCGGACAAGCAGGATGTCAGCCGGATGAGCTCCAGCGGTCCGGAAGCGGGCCGAGACCGCAGCGGGCCGAGCAACGGACCGCCGTGCGGCGCATGCCGGGCGGGTCAACCGACTGCCGGTGGGCCGAAGTCGCTCGGCTCTCCTGCTCTTGCACGGATTCTGCAGCGCCCCCGGCCTCAGCGGCGCTCGAGGCTGTTTTTGAGGTCGTTCAGAGGAAGTATGACGTCCCAACCGCCGTACACGTTGCCGAACACCTGCTTGCCCAGCACGGCCAGGATGGTTGTGGCGCACGGCGGGAACACATAGGTTCCGCGGTCCTTGCCGGGAGCCAGGGCCAGCACCCAGGTGGTTCCTACCGGCAGGGCGCTGGCCGAGGGAGCGGGCAGCAGGCCGTCAGGATCGAGAACCCGAAGCGTGCGCGGGGCCTGACCTTTGAGCACTCGCTGCACGCGCACTTCGATAAAGCCGGGCGCCCCCCGTGTCTGTGCGCGCTTCACAACCGTCGCCTGCACGACCAGGGGCGTTTGCTGCGCGGCCTGTGCGAACGGTCGGATCTCACGGCACTGCCCGGCCAGGGCCCCGGAGGACCACAAGCAGGTCAGCAGACCGAGCAGGGCTTTATTCATGTCTCTCCCCAGACGATGGTCGGGCGCGCATCCGTAGGTGCTGCGCGTTTAGCTGGTGTGCCGCTGAAATACCGCGATCAGGTTGCCAAAAGGATCCATGACCTTGAGCAGGTGCATGTAGTCGTCGCGCTGAGACAGCACGATCCGGCCTCCCTGTTCGGTCAGCCGCCGCTGCAGTTCGGGCAGTTCCCGGCTCTCGAAACCCAAAGCTGGCCAAGGCTCGCCGTTGCGGGTAAAACCGGCCGTGGTGGTGTCTTCCGTCTGCCACAGCAGCAGCGCGGGGCCGTGCCCGCTCCGGAGAACCACGAACTCGTCATTGGCAAAATCCCGCACGAATCCCAGCGTCTGGCCATACCAGCGCTCACCCGCCTCCAGGTCGGGTACGGGCAGTTGCACGTGGTCGATCCAGGTCTGAGTGCTTAAATTCACCTCGGGCATTTCGGCCATGGCTAATTCTAACACGGGGCAGCTTCTGACACCGGGCAGCAGGGCGACCTGCTGTCCCACGTGCACGGCAGATCCGGAGATCCCCGGCCGCTTCGATCCCGACTTTGGCCAGATTTTTACCTTCACTTGCCACACTCCGGAAGACATGAACGCTTCCCAATTCCAACCCGTGCGGACCGCCCTTGCAAGGCGAAGGGCCCCAGCCCTGCTGGGGCTGAGCCTGGCCCTGCTGGCCGCCACCGCCAGCGCGCAGGCGGCGGCCACACCGCTGAGCCTGCAGCAGGTCCTGGCCCAACTGCCCCGCAGCCCGCAGTGGCAGCAGTCCGAGCTGACCCTGGAAAAAGCGCGGCGCAACCTCGAGGCTGCGCGCGCCAGGGTCGGCCTGACCGTCGGGCTCAGCGGCGGCCTGAGCTCCTCCACGACCTTCAGCGACGGTAGCGGTTCGCTGACGCCCACCCTGGGGGCAAGCGCTTCGGCCAACGTGCTGCCCTGGTCTTCGGCGCAAGACAGCGTGCGCGCCGCCGAGCGCAGCCTGCGCACAGCCGAGGCCCAGAACAACGCCACCCGCGCGAACCTGGTGCTGAGCGCGCAGCAGCAGTACTTCGCGGCGCGGCTTGCCAGCTTTGACCGGAGCGTCGCCCAGCGGACCCTCGAGCTGCGGCAGCGCCAACTGGCCGCGGCCAACGCGCAGCGCGAACTGGGAAACGCCAGCCAGCAGACGGTGCTCGAGCGCACTGCCGATTTCCAGGAGGCCCAAAGCACCCTGGCCAAGGCGCAGCAGACCCTGCAACAGAACACCTTCGCGTTGGCCAACACCCTGGGGGTGGCGCTGACCAACGTCGCGTTCTCCACCGCCCCGCAGGACCCGGGCGAGCCCGCAGACCTGAACGCCTTGATCGCCAGCGCCCTGAAAAACCGCAGCGACGTGATCTCGGCGCAGCAGGCACTCGCCTCGGCGCAGAGCGAACTGGAGGCCGCGCGCCGCAACCGCGCGCTGCCCGCCCTGACCGCCAGCGTGCAGTACGGCCAACTGGGCGGCAACGCTTCGGGCACCTCGCTCGGTGGCAGCCTGAACTTCAAGACCGGCGCGGCCAGCGCCACCTTCAACCCGGGCCTGGGAGGCAGCACCAGTGCAGCCTCGCTGGCGCTGAGCCTGTCGGCATCGTTCAACCTGATCGACCCGGCGGCGGAGGCCGACATCCAGAGCGCCCAGACCAACCTGCAAGCCGCCGAGATCGCGCTGGGGCTGGCCCGCCAGGGCGCCGAGCTGGCCGTGCGCCAGCAGCACGCCGCCCTGAGGAGTGCCCGCGCCCCGCTCGAGGCGGTGCGCAGCTCGGTTGCGGCGGCCCAGGCCGCCCTGGACGCCGTGAACGCACGGTTCGCTGCCGGATCGGCCACCCAGACCGACGTTCTTGCCGCCGAGGTCAACCTGCTGAGCGCGCAGCGCAACTACGAGCAGGCCCTCGAGACCGCCCAGCTGGCCCTGCACGCCCTGCAAAACGCCCAGGGCCTCATTCCCTCGCTTCGGGAGCCACAACCATGAACCAGAACCTGCTTCACGCCGCCGCCATCACCGCTCTGCTGAGCGCCGCACCTGCCCTGGCCCAGACCGCCAGCGCTCCGACCCTGGCGCAGGCGCTCGCGCTGGCCTACGAACAGGGACCGGACCTCGCCAGCGCCCGCAGCGAACTGCAAGACGCCCAGACCAGCTTAAAGGCCGTGGAGGCCGATCCGAGCGCGGTGATCCTTGACCTGACCGAGGCCCGTCAGACGGCCGAACTGGCCCGCCTGCAGCTGGTCAGCACCCGGCTCGGCGTGATGCAAAACGTCGTGAACGCCTACCTCGGCCTGTACGAGACCCAGCAGAACATCGAACTGTACAAGTCCCAAGTCGCGCTGGACACCAAGAACTTGCAAGTCGCCCAGGCCCGGCTCGCGGCGCGCAGCGGTACCAGCCTGGATGTCTCCAAGGCCCAGAACACCCTGAACACCACGCAGCAGAACCTTGCCAACGCTACGGCGCAACTCGGCGTGCAGCGCGGCGCCCTCGCCAAGCTGTTCGGACAGACCGCCGGGCAGATCACCGCCAAGGCCCCCCCGGCCCCGCCCGCCCTCACGGTCCGTCAGGCCACGCTGTCCTCGGACCTGTCCGAGCGGATAACCAGCATCGTCCAGGCGCGGCAGGCCCTCGAG
Coding sequences:
- a CDS encoding VOC family protein; the encoded protein is MAEMPEVNLSTQTWIDHVQLPVPDLEAGERWYGQTLGFVRDFANDEFVVLRSGHGPALLLWQTEDTTTAGFTRNGEPWPALGFESRELPELQRRLTEQGGRIVLSQRDDYMHLLKVMDPFGNLIAVFQRHTS
- a CDS encoding TolC family protein; its protein translation is MNQNLLHAAAITALLSAAPALAQTASAPTLAQALALAYEQGPDLASARSELQDAQTSLKAVEADPSAVILDLTEARQTAELARLQLVSTRLGVMQNVVNAYLGLYETQQNIELYKSQVALDTKNLQVAQARLAARSGTSLDVSKAQNTLNTTQQNLANATAQLGVQRGALAKLFGQTAGQITAKAPPAPPALTVRQATLSSDLSERITSIVQARQALELAQLNVRLSDNDYTPRLTLEAAKTRLQIAQRDLQNAQKAAANSVVDAYRAAQDAYERIAIEQKDLQNAQTSLTQAQARYKSGVISQVELQTTQVALQSAQYAYRQAVDTYWKALAALSVASGLDVTGLVGGGQS
- a CDS encoding TolC family protein: MNASQFQPVRTALARRRAPALLGLSLALLAATASAQAAATPLSLQQVLAQLPRSPQWQQSELTLEKARRNLEAARARVGLTVGLSGGLSSSTTFSDGSGSLTPTLGASASANVLPWSSAQDSVRAAERSLRTAEAQNNATRANLVLSAQQQYFAARLASFDRSVAQRTLELRQRQLAAANAQRELGNASQQTVLERTADFQEAQSTLAKAQQTLQQNTFALANTLGVALTNVAFSTAPQDPGEPADLNALIASALKNRSDVISAQQALASAQSELEAARRNRALPALTASVQYGQLGGNASGTSLGGSLNFKTGAASATFNPGLGGSTSAASLALSLSASFNLIDPAAEADIQSAQTNLQAAEIALGLARQGAELAVRQQHAALRSARAPLEAVRSSVAAAQAALDAVNARFAAGSATQTDVLAAEVNLLSAQRNYEQALETAQLALHALQNAQGLIPSLREPQP